In Acidaminococcus timonensis, one DNA window encodes the following:
- a CDS encoding IS3 family transposase: MSSLRRSFKLKDLLSYTQMPKATYMYWQKRFDRVNPDQEVEDKIQEIRSQHKDYGYRRMTGELKNQGLCVNKKKVQRIMQELSLQVTSFTRKSRKYSSYKGKVGTIAPNRIHRRFETNIPHQKITTDTSEFKYYEVDPQGHLTLHKLYLDPFLDMFNDEIISYGIAKRPSAESILEAQAEAIEITADCPYRRTFHSDQGWAYQMKAYARNLKKGRIFQSMSRKGNCHDNAVMENFFGLMKQEMYYGVIYYSYEELKNAIERYIKYYNEQRIKEKLCWKSPVQYRLSLQAA; this comes from the coding sequence ATCTCCAGTCTCCGAAGATCATTCAAATTGAAAGACCTTCTCTCCTATACTCAAATGCCTAAAGCGACCTATATGTACTGGCAGAAACGGTTTGACCGCGTGAATCCAGACCAGGAAGTAGAGGACAAAATACAGGAAATCCGCAGCCAGCATAAAGATTATGGATATCGGCGCATGACCGGTGAGCTGAAGAATCAAGGGCTTTGCGTGAACAAGAAGAAAGTTCAACGTATCATGCAGGAACTGAGCCTTCAGGTAACATCCTTTACCCGGAAAAGCCGTAAATACAGCTCCTATAAGGGTAAGGTAGGAACCATTGCTCCCAATAGAATACATCGTCGTTTTGAGACGAATATCCCACATCAGAAGATTACAACCGACACTTCAGAATTCAAATACTATGAAGTAGATCCACAGGGACATCTGACCCTGCACAAGCTTTATCTGGATCCTTTCCTGGACATGTTCAATGATGAAATCATCAGCTATGGAATAGCAAAACGTCCTTCGGCTGAAAGCATACTGGAAGCTCAAGCTGAAGCAATCGAAATTACTGCTGATTGTCCGTATCGAAGAACGTTTCACTCCGATCAGGGTTGGGCATACCAAATGAAGGCCTATGCCAGGAATCTAAAAAAAGGACGAATTTTTCAAAGCATGTCTCGAAAGGGCAACTGTCATGATAACGCTGTAATGGAGAATTTCTTCGGCTTAATGAAGCAGGAAATGTATTATGGAGTAATCTACTACAGCTACGAAGAACTAAAAAACGCTATCGAACGATACATTAAATACTATAACGAGCAAAGGATCAAGGAAAAACTATGCTGGAAAAGTCCTGTTCAATATAGGCTTTCCTTGCAGGCAGCATAA
- a CDS encoding dipeptide epimerase produces MKITKIRLGRISVPLRVPFKTALRQVNSVEDVIVEIHTDTGEVGFGEAPPTGAITGDTTGAIIGAFQDHISKTLLGRDVDDFEDITRAVQQCIVKNTSAKAAADMALWDLYGKKYGIPVYKMLGGARNQIVTDLTISVNPPEEMARDAVNAVQRGYDTLKVKVGIDPSLDVARLAAIRKAVGPDIRIRIDANQAWSPKQAVKLLNQMQDRGLDIELVEQPVKAHDFEGLKYVTERSYVPVLADESVFSVEDALKIVQMQAADLINIKLMKCGGLTNALKIATLAEVCGVECMIGCMLEAKVSVNAAVHLACARKIITRIDLDGPVLCSEDPVQGGAVFNEKHITVSDAPGLGITGVEGIRYLDD; encoded by the coding sequence ATGAAGATTACGAAAATCCGGCTGGGACGGATCTCCGTCCCCCTGCGGGTACCGTTCAAGACGGCCCTGCGTCAGGTGAACAGTGTGGAAGATGTGATCGTGGAAATCCACACGGACACCGGAGAGGTGGGCTTCGGGGAAGCGCCTCCCACCGGGGCCATTACCGGGGATACCACCGGTGCCATCATCGGAGCCTTTCAGGATCATATCAGCAAGACCCTGCTGGGCCGGGATGTGGACGATTTCGAGGACATCACCCGGGCGGTGCAGCAATGCATCGTGAAGAATACCAGTGCCAAGGCAGCCGCCGATATGGCCCTATGGGATCTGTATGGCAAAAAGTATGGCATCCCGGTGTACAAGATGCTGGGTGGTGCCCGCAACCAGATCGTCACGGACCTGACCATCAGTGTGAACCCTCCGGAGGAAATGGCTCGGGATGCCGTCAATGCCGTGCAGCGGGGGTATGATACCCTGAAGGTCAAGGTGGGGATCGACCCCTCCCTGGATGTGGCCCGGCTGGCTGCCATCCGGAAGGCTGTGGGACCGGACATCCGGATCCGCATCGATGCCAACCAGGCCTGGAGTCCGAAACAGGCGGTAAAACTGCTGAACCAGATGCAGGACAGGGGCCTGGATATCGAGCTGGTGGAACAGCCGGTGAAGGCCCACGACTTCGAGGGTCTGAAGTACGTGACGGAACGGTCCTACGTTCCGGTGCTGGCCGATGAAAGCGTATTCTCCGTGGAAGATGCTCTGAAGATCGTCCAGATGCAGGCAGCGGACCTGATCAACATCAAGCTGATGAAATGCGGCGGCCTGACCAACGCCCTGAAAATCGCCACACTGGCGGAGGTCTGCGGCGTGGAATGCATGATCGGCTGCATGCTGGAAGCCAAGGTCAGCGTCAATGCGGCCGTCCATCTGGCCTGTGCCCGGAAAATCATCACCAGGATCGACCTGGATGGGCCGGTGCTCTGCTCGGAAGATCCGGTGCAGGGCGGCGCCGTGTTCAACGAAAAACACATTACGGTCAGTGATGCGCCGGGACTGGGCATTACCGGCGTAGAAGGCATCCGGTATCTGGATGACTGA